GAAATTACTTTCTAGATACTCACAAGGGAGGATGATAAGCATGGAGACCATGAAGAAGCACCAATTCTCCCCTAGAGCCCTCGGAAAAAACATGGCACCTTCGCACGGCTGTCATCATTCCTCTGGAAGAACGCATGCCTGACAAGACTCTCTCTGAAACAGATTCTAAAAATTCCCAAAGTGACTCCCGGCCACTTCTCCAGCAACTTGCCTTTGCTGTCACAATGAAACAGGTGCACAGGATCACGGCCGTCCACTAGCACGTCTCCATTCCCAGACACGATATCTGCGGAGAAAGACCAATGCTCCGTAACATGTCTCCTCATCTCCGCCATAGGCAATTTGATCCGGTACTTCAACGACCATTCCTCCGTCTTGTAGTCTTGCAGCACCCAGACTCGCGCCGTCATGGTAGCAGGATGCACATAGCCGATGCCAAGCGTCCCATCCCGCATCTCAAGCAGAGACGCCGCCGATAGGTTGGCTAGGGGAGAACGCATCACCCTGAACGATTCCAGCACCGTGTCAAACACTAACAACACAATGCCTTGGAAGCCAATGTACCAGTGCAGGCAATCGTGTAGTAGAACAGGTGTGTGCTCCAGAGCATGGACAAGCAACAAGTCCACATTTTTCATGGCCGGTGAGACCACTACAGGCTGCCCGATGCACCTATGTTcttgggaggaggaggacagcgTGAGAATGCTGTAGACGAAATTGCGTTTATTGTCCGCAAGCTTCCAGTAGAGGACGCGGTACTCGCCGCGATGAGGGTACAGAGACGCGGCATCGCTGCCGGCGAGCTCCGGGAGCGCGCGCCACTGGCGCGTGGCCGGGTTGCAGATGAAGAATCGGCTGCTGTCGGCGAGGGACAGGATGAGGAGGCCGTCGCAGGAGGCGTGGATGGAGAATCCGCGGATGGCGTTGTGGCCG
The Brachypodium distachyon strain Bd21 chromosome 2, Brachypodium_distachyon_v3.0, whole genome shotgun sequence genome window above contains:
- the LOC104582457 gene encoding F-box protein At5g49610 — encoded protein: MATGGAWGASECDAMASTARVRRNRRDGAAAGGGPVLPEELILWDILVRVPAKELLRCRAVCRSWRRHTSDGAFLLAHHLRQPSLPLVSSNAGDPARPRASVYAFDLRRSPAVRLPVLGFTGHNAIRGFSIHASCDGLLILSLADSSRFFICNPATRQWRALPELAGSDAASLYPHRGEYRVLYWKLADNKRNFVYSILTLSSSSQEHRCIGQPVVVSPAMKNVDLLLVHALEHTPVLLHDCLHWYIGFQGIVLLVFDTVLESFRVMRSPLANLSAASLLEMRDGTLGIGYVHPATMTARVWVLQDYKTEEWSLKYRIKLPMAEMRRHVTEHWSFSADIVSGNGDVLVDGRDPVHLFHCDSKGKLLEKWPGVTLGIFRICFRESLVRHAFFQRNDDSRAKVPCFFRGL